From the Streptomyces sp. NBC_01216 genome, the window CCAGCGCCCAGGCGTCCGGTGCCAGTCCGCAGGCCAGCGAGGTCAGGCCGAAGGCGGCCATGCCGGCGAGGAAGAGACGCCGACGGCCGAAGAGGTCACCGAGCCGTCCGCCGAGGACGAGCAGCACGGCGTACGCGAGGCCGTACCCCGCGACGACCAGTTCGAGCAGGGCCGGACCCGCCGCCAGGTCGTGGTCGATGGTGGGCAGGGCGACGTTGACGATGAAGAAGTCGATCAACGGCAGCGCGGCGCCGAGAAGCACGGTGAACAGGCCGAGGGCTCCGAGTCCTGACGGTGAGCGGCCGAGGGCGGAACCGACGGAGGAAGGGGCGGCGGAGGCACCCGCGAAAGGGGTGTCCATGGCGGATCGAGAGAAGGTCGTGGAAGGCACGTCCTTGACGATCCGCTCCTTTCGAGCCTGGTACCAGAGTCTTCTTATCCTGGTATCAGTGCTACCTGGTACCGGGCTGAGCAACCCGGCATCCTGGAGACATGAGCATCCTGGCGGCCCCCGGCACCCCCGGCACCCCCGGCACCCCGCGCGCCCACGGCTCCCGCGGCGACTCCGGCACCGAGACCGACGTCCGGCGGCACGAACTGGCCGGCTTCCTGCGCAGTCGCCGGGAGCGGATCACCCCCGAGCAGGTCGGCCTGCCGCGAGGCCGCCGGCGCCGTACCCCCGGGCTGCGCCGCGAGGAGGTCGCGCAGCTCTCGGCCGTCGGCGTCACCTGGTACACCTGGCTGGAGCAGGCGCGGCACATCCAGGTGTCCCCGCAGGTGCTGGACGCCCTCGCCCGTGCCCTGTTGCTCGACGCGACCGAACGGACCCATCTCTTCGCCCTCGCGGGCACCGCCGACCCCGCTCCGGGAGGGTTCTGTCCCACGGTGACCCCGGCGCTGCGACGGATGCTGGACCAGCTGGAGCCCCTGCCCGCCTGCATCCAGAACAGCCGCTACGACATCCTGGCCTACAACCGCACCTACGGGCGGCTGCTGTGCGACCTGGACGCGATGCCCCGTGAGGACCGCAACTGCATCTGGCTCTGCTTCACGGACGAGGACTGGGCGCGGGCCCTGTCCGCGCTCCCGGACGTCAAGCAGACGATGGCCGCGAAGTTCCGCGCCTCGATGGCCGAGCACCTGGCCGAACCCGCCTGGAAGGCGCTGCTCCAGCGCCTCCGGGCGGCCTCGCCGGAGTTCCGGGAGATCTGGGAGCGGCACGAGGTGGCGGGGCAGGCGGGCCGGGTCAAGCACATCCTCAACTCCCGGGTCGGCATGCTCCGGCTGGAGCACGCCGACCTGTGGCTGGGCCCGGCCACAGGCCCCCGTCTGGTGACCTACGTCCCGGTGGACGAGATGTCCCGGGCCGGCCTCGAACGACTCCACGAGTCCGCCGTCCGTGAGGAGGCGTTCGGGGCGGCGGCGCTCCGGTCGGAGCGTGCGCCGACGGAGTGGGTGGCGGAGCAGAGCCCGGTGGCGGCGGCGCTCACGGTGCCGTGAGGCAGTGGCCCCCGTTCCGCCGCCCTCTTTCCGGCCCGTCGTCGGCCCGACCGGCGGGGTACGGCCGGTCGTCGGCCGCATGGCGCACGGCGGGAGGAGCGTGCGTGCGCCGCCGGGTCCGCGTGTGAGCTCGGGCATACCGGGACGGCGCGGCCGGTCGAGGACTTCCGGCGTGCGGGACAATGGGCGGATGACCGCGTTCTCCCCCCTCGCCATCGGGCCGCACATCG encodes:
- a CDS encoding MmyB family transcriptional regulator, producing the protein MSILAAPGTPGTPGTPRAHGSRGDSGTETDVRRHELAGFLRSRRERITPEQVGLPRGRRRRTPGLRREEVAQLSAVGVTWYTWLEQARHIQVSPQVLDALARALLLDATERTHLFALAGTADPAPGGFCPTVTPALRRMLDQLEPLPACIQNSRYDILAYNRTYGRLLCDLDAMPREDRNCIWLCFTDEDWARALSALPDVKQTMAAKFRASMAEHLAEPAWKALLQRLRAASPEFREIWERHEVAGQAGRVKHILNSRVGMLRLEHADLWLGPATGPRLVTYVPVDEMSRAGLERLHESAVREEAFGAAALRSERAPTEWVAEQSPVAAALTVP